In Cupriavidus taiwanensis, the following proteins share a genomic window:
- a CDS encoding type II secretion system F family protein, with the protein MQEIFQGFQSDQMIVLALIFVAAFGTVFGVLHVFSPHRLRGRAEQIAGQAGTFQPDQGRQQALIEKLVKWAQPVSRLSLPKEGWENSQLRVRFMNAGWRNANAAPLYFGAKTVLAVGLPMLGLLAVSSQPGQQSQQLMFVLLAVLGAIGYYLPNLVLARKVSQRQRTVFEEFPDVIDLLTVCVEAGLGLDAALMRVADELALRCPVLADELQLMLLELRSGFSKEKALTNLSLRTGVEDVDKFASMLVQADRFGTSLGESLRVLSDMLRTKRRMRAEEQAAKIALKLLFPLIFTIFPSLLLVLLGPAFIQIYRVLLPTMAGQAG; encoded by the coding sequence ATGCAAGAGATTTTCCAGGGGTTCCAGAGCGACCAGATGATCGTGCTCGCGCTGATCTTCGTGGCCGCGTTCGGCACGGTGTTCGGCGTGCTCCATGTGTTCTCGCCCCACCGGCTCCGCGGCCGGGCCGAACAGATCGCCGGCCAGGCGGGGACATTCCAGCCGGACCAGGGTCGTCAACAGGCGCTGATCGAAAAACTGGTGAAGTGGGCGCAGCCGGTATCGCGTCTGTCGCTGCCCAAGGAGGGCTGGGAGAACTCGCAGCTGCGCGTGCGTTTCATGAATGCCGGCTGGCGCAATGCCAACGCCGCGCCGCTGTACTTCGGCGCCAAGACGGTACTGGCGGTCGGCCTGCCGATGCTCGGACTGCTGGCTGTCAGCAGCCAGCCCGGCCAGCAAAGCCAGCAGCTGATGTTCGTGCTGCTGGCGGTGCTGGGCGCGATTGGCTATTACCTGCCGAATCTTGTCCTCGCCCGCAAGGTCTCCCAACGCCAGCGCACCGTCTTCGAAGAATTCCCCGACGTGATCGACCTGCTGACCGTCTGCGTCGAAGCCGGCCTCGGCCTGGATGCGGCGCTGATGCGCGTGGCCGACGAGCTGGCGCTGCGCTGTCCGGTGCTGGCCGATGAACTGCAGCTGATGCTGCTGGAACTGCGCTCGGGTTTTTCGAAGGAAAAGGCGCTGACCAACCTGTCGCTGCGCACCGGCGTGGAGGACGTGGACAAGTTTGCGTCGATGCTGGTCCAGGCCGACCGCTTCGGCACCAGCCTGGGCGAGTCGCTGCGCGTGCTGTCTGACATGCTGCGCACCAAGCGCCGCATGCGCGCCGAGGAGCAGGCCGCCAAGATTGCGCTGAAGCTGCTGTTCCCGCTGATCTTCACCATCTTTCCGTCCTTGCTGCTGGTGTTGCTGGGGCCGGCCTTCATCCAGATCTATCGCGTGCTGCTGCCAACCATGGCGGGACAAGCAGGTTGA
- the groL gene encoding chaperonin GroEL (60 kDa chaperone family; promotes refolding of misfolded polypeptides especially under stressful conditions; forms two stacked rings of heptamers to form a barrel-shaped 14mer; ends can be capped by GroES; misfolded proteins enter the barrel where they are refolded when GroES binds) produces MAAKDVVFGDAARAKMVEGVNILANAVKVTLGPKGRNVVLERSFGGPTVTKDGVSVAKEIELKDKLQNMGAQMVKEVASKTSDNAGDGTTTATVLAQSIVREGMKFVAAGMNPMDLKRGIDKAVGAAVEELKKISKPTTTSKEIAQVGAISANSDASIGERIAEAMDKVGKEGVITVEDGKSLADELEVVEGMQFDRGYLSPYFINNPEKQVVALDNPFVLLFDKKISNIRDLLPVLEQVAKAGRPLLIIAEDVEGEALATLVVNNIRGILKTAAVKAPGFGDRRKAMLEDIAILTGGTVIAEEVGLTLEKATLNDLGQAKRIEIGKENTIIIDGAGDAAGIEGRVKQIRAQIEEATSDYDREKLQERVAKLAGGVAVIKVGAATEVEMKEKKARVEDALHATRAAVEEGIVPGGGVALLRARAAISALTGDNADQNAGIKIVLRAMEEPLRQIVLNAGEEASVVVAKVIEGKGNYGYNAASGEYGDLVEMGVLDPTKVTRTALQNAASVASLMLTTDCAVAETPKEESAPAMPGGMGGMGGMEGMM; encoded by the coding sequence ATGGCAGCAAAAGACGTAGTGTTTGGCGACGCCGCCCGTGCCAAGATGGTCGAAGGCGTGAACATCCTCGCCAACGCAGTCAAGGTGACCCTGGGCCCGAAGGGCCGCAACGTGGTGCTGGAGCGCAGCTTCGGCGGCCCGACCGTGACCAAGGACGGCGTGTCCGTGGCCAAGGAAATCGAGCTGAAGGACAAGCTGCAGAACATGGGCGCCCAGATGGTCAAGGAAGTGGCTTCCAAGACCAGCGACAACGCCGGTGACGGTACCACCACCGCAACCGTGCTGGCCCAGTCGATCGTGCGCGAAGGCATGAAGTTCGTCGCCGCCGGCATGAACCCGATGGACCTGAAGCGCGGCATCGACAAGGCTGTCGGCGCCGCCGTGGAAGAGCTGAAGAAGATCAGCAAGCCCACCACCACCAGCAAGGAAATCGCCCAGGTTGGCGCGATCTCGGCCAACAGCGACGCCTCGATCGGCGAGCGCATCGCCGAAGCCATGGACAAGGTCGGCAAGGAAGGCGTGATCACCGTCGAAGACGGCAAGTCGCTGGCCGACGAGCTGGAAGTCGTGGAAGGCATGCAGTTCGACCGCGGCTACCTGTCGCCGTACTTCATCAACAACCCGGAAAAGCAGGTTGTCGCCCTGGACAACCCGTTCGTGCTGCTGTTCGACAAGAAGATCAGCAACATCCGCGACCTGCTGCCGGTGCTGGAGCAAGTGGCCAAGGCTGGCCGCCCGCTGCTGATCATCGCTGAAGACGTCGAAGGCGAAGCCCTGGCGACCCTGGTGGTCAACAACATCCGGGGCATCCTGAAGACCGCCGCCGTCAAGGCCCCGGGCTTCGGCGACCGCCGCAAGGCCATGCTGGAAGACATCGCCATCCTGACCGGCGGCACTGTCATCGCCGAGGAAGTCGGCCTGACGCTGGAAAAGGCGACCCTGAACGACCTGGGCCAGGCCAAGCGCATCGAGATCGGCAAGGAAAACACCATCATCATCGATGGCGCCGGTGACGCTGCTGGCATCGAAGGCCGCGTGAAGCAGATCCGCGCCCAGATCGAAGAAGCGACCTCGGACTACGACCGTGAGAAGCTGCAAGAGCGCGTGGCCAAGCTGGCCGGCGGTGTTGCCGTGATCAAGGTTGGCGCTGCCACCGAAGTCGAAATGAAGGAAAAGAAGGCCCGTGTGGAAGACGCCCTGCACGCCACCCGCGCTGCGGTGGAAGAAGGCATCGTCCCCGGCGGTGGTGTGGCCCTGCTGCGCGCCCGCGCCGCGATCTCGGCACTGACCGGCGACAACGCCGACCAGAACGCCGGTATCAAGATCGTGCTGCGCGCGATGGAAGAGCCGCTGCGCCAGATCGTGCTGAACGCCGGTGAAGAAGCTTCGGTGGTCGTTGCCAAGGTGATCGAAGGCAAGGGCAACTACGGCTACAACGCCGCCTCGGGCGAGTACGGCGACCTGGTCGAAATGGGCGTGCTGGACCCGACCAAGGTCACCCGCACCGCACTGCAGAACGCCGCTTCGGTGGCTTCGCTGATGCTGACCACCGACTGCGCCGTGGCCGAAACGCCGAAGGAAGAGTCGGCTCCGGCAATGCCGGGCGGCATGGGCGGCATGGGCGGCATGGAAGGCATGATGTAA
- a CDS encoding alpha/beta hydrolase: MSKAVKFSNKYWAVAADLYHPAGFDAQKQYPAILCAHPISSCKEQTAAIYAEKLAALGYVVLAFDASHQGASGGEPRYLEDPASRVEDFRCAVDYLVTLGYVDEARIGVLGICGGGGYAVNAAMTERRIKAVGTVVAANYGRIMREGDQSPDAALKTLEAIGRQRTAEARGAEPAIVTYIPASVAEREKAGITDIDIVEAVEYYTTPRGQQPGSPNKLRFSGLQAAVGFDAFHLAEHLLTQPLQIVVGSKPGAFGSLRDGYELFSRARSERKNLFVVEGASHYDLYDQPEYVEQAMAKLGPFYQENL; this comes from the coding sequence ATGTCGAAAGCAGTCAAATTCAGCAACAAGTACTGGGCCGTGGCGGCCGACCTGTACCACCCGGCCGGCTTCGACGCACAGAAGCAATACCCCGCCATCCTGTGCGCCCACCCGATCAGCAGTTGCAAGGAGCAGACCGCCGCGATCTATGCCGAAAAGCTGGCCGCGCTGGGTTACGTTGTGCTGGCATTCGACGCCTCGCACCAGGGCGCGAGTGGCGGCGAGCCTCGCTACCTCGAAGACCCGGCCTCCCGTGTCGAGGATTTCCGCTGCGCGGTGGACTACCTGGTGACGCTGGGCTATGTGGATGAAGCGCGCATCGGCGTGCTGGGGATCTGCGGCGGAGGCGGGTACGCCGTCAATGCCGCGATGACCGAGCGTCGGATCAAGGCGGTGGGCACAGTGGTGGCGGCCAACTACGGCCGCATCATGCGCGAAGGCGACCAGTCCCCGGATGCGGCACTGAAGACGCTTGAAGCGATTGGCAGGCAACGCACTGCCGAGGCCCGCGGCGCGGAGCCGGCGATCGTCACCTATATCCCCGCCTCGGTGGCGGAAAGGGAGAAGGCCGGGATCACCGACATCGATATCGTCGAGGCGGTCGAGTACTACACCACGCCGCGCGGGCAGCAGCCGGGCTCTCCCAACAAGCTGCGCTTCTCCGGGCTACAGGCGGCGGTGGGTTTCGATGCCTTCCACCTGGCTGAACACCTGCTGACCCAGCCGCTGCAGATCGTGGTGGGCAGCAAGCCCGGGGCTTTCGGCTCGCTGCGTGATGGCTACGAACTGTTCAGCCGTGCGCGTTCCGAGCGGAAGAACCTGTTTGTGGTGGAAGGGGCAAGCCATTATGACCTGTACGACCAACCGGAATATGTTGAACAGGCCATGGCAAAGCTCGGGCCGTTCTACCAGGAGAACCTCTGA
- a CDS encoding TonB-dependent receptor — translation MSVTNHRGRVRASLARLAAPRCPRRCPPLALSHLLMGVLVTFQLQAVSAQEAGTSGGVTAPRPAAPTLPQVTVSASAEPDQVPPPYAGGQVARGGRLGMLGDTTIMKAPFNLTSYTAELIQNQQSATVAEALSKDPSVRATGLAGANIDTFYIRGFPINESNSGEIAFNGLYGIAPSYRVFTDYAERVEVLKGPAALLYGMSPNSGVGGVINIVPKRAGDDLTRFTASYASDTQFGGHLDVARRFGEDREWGIRANGSYYNGDTTADNQSRKAPVGALALDYRGKQLRASLDVLAQEERIDAPGRPLMISPGLAVPGAPDGRRNVTQPWEYSKGREEAVLFHAEYDINDSLTAFASAGGGWSRVDRVFGTTPMITNAQGDTLSTPTFYKFKVDRGTFDGGLRARFATGAVKHAVTLQASAYTERFDRAFTSGTPVASNIYDPVTQPAQNLQAPSTVPRFTATDLSGVALSDTMSFLDERVLLTLGLRQQRVRTRNYNQATGAVSTYYDESATTPMVGLVVQPTQHWSVYANYIQGLSRGDVAPPTASNAGEAFAPYKADQYEIGTKFDIGRFTTTLAAFQIAKPTGQLDNNVFSVNGEQRNRGLEFNVFGEVVPRVRLLGGVTLIDGEITRSPTAASVGKTAIGVPEVQANLGAEWDLPWVPGLTLTGAMLYTGRQYVNQANTASLPAWTRFDVGARYTTRIGGKATTFRANVLNVFDRDYWAGVTSWGGFSLAAPRTVLLSATVDF, via the coding sequence ATGTCAGTCACGAACCACCGGGGGCGCGTGCGCGCCAGCCTTGCTCGTCTTGCTGCGCCGCGCTGCCCGCGCAGGTGCCCGCCGCTCGCGCTGTCGCATTTGCTGATGGGTGTGCTGGTCACGTTCCAGCTACAAGCGGTCAGCGCGCAGGAGGCTGGCACGTCCGGCGGTGTCACCGCACCCCGGCCGGCAGCGCCGACCCTGCCGCAGGTGACCGTCAGCGCCAGCGCCGAGCCAGACCAGGTCCCGCCGCCGTATGCCGGCGGCCAGGTCGCCCGCGGCGGCAGGCTCGGCATGCTCGGCGACACCACCATCATGAAGGCGCCCTTCAACCTGACCAGCTACACCGCCGAACTGATCCAGAACCAGCAGTCCGCCACCGTGGCCGAGGCGCTCAGCAAGGACCCCTCGGTGCGCGCCACCGGACTGGCGGGGGCCAATATCGACACGTTCTACATCCGCGGCTTTCCGATCAATGAATCCAACTCGGGGGAAATCGCCTTCAACGGCCTGTATGGCATTGCACCCAGCTACCGCGTATTCACCGACTACGCCGAACGCGTCGAGGTGCTGAAGGGTCCCGCCGCGCTGCTGTACGGCATGTCGCCCAACAGCGGCGTCGGCGGCGTGATCAACATCGTGCCAAAGCGCGCCGGCGATGACCTGACCCGGTTCACCGCCAGCTACGCGTCGGACACGCAATTCGGCGGTCACCTGGACGTGGCACGCCGCTTCGGCGAGGACCGCGAATGGGGCATCCGTGCCAACGGCAGCTACTACAACGGCGACACCACCGCCGACAACCAGTCGCGCAAGGCGCCGGTGGGGGCCCTCGCGCTGGACTATCGCGGCAAGCAGCTGCGCGCGTCGCTGGACGTGCTGGCGCAGGAGGAGCGCATCGATGCGCCGGGGCGGCCGCTGATGATTTCGCCCGGGCTGGCGGTTCCGGGAGCGCCTGACGGCCGGCGCAATGTCACGCAGCCGTGGGAGTACTCCAAGGGCCGCGAGGAAGCGGTGCTGTTCCATGCCGAGTACGACATCAACGATTCACTGACGGCGTTCGCCAGCGCCGGCGGCGGGTGGAGCCGCGTCGACCGGGTCTTCGGCACCACGCCGATGATCACCAATGCGCAGGGCGATACCCTGAGCACACCCACCTTCTACAAATTCAAGGTCGACCGCGGCACCTTCGACGGCGGCTTGCGCGCACGCTTCGCCACGGGTGCGGTCAAGCATGCGGTCACGCTGCAGGCCAGCGCCTATACCGAGCGCTTCGACCGCGCGTTCACCTCGGGCACGCCGGTGGCCTCCAACATCTACGATCCGGTGACGCAGCCCGCGCAGAACCTGCAGGCGCCTTCGACGGTGCCGCGCTTCACCGCCACCGACCTGAGCGGCGTGGCGCTGTCCGACACCATGTCCTTCCTCGACGAACGCGTGCTGCTGACGCTGGGCCTGCGCCAGCAACGCGTCAGGACACGCAACTACAACCAGGCCACCGGCGCGGTCTCGACCTACTACGACGAAAGCGCCACCACGCCGATGGTGGGCCTGGTGGTGCAGCCAACGCAGCACTGGTCGGTCTACGCCAACTACATTCAGGGCCTGAGCCGCGGCGACGTGGCGCCGCCCACGGCCAGCAACGCCGGCGAAGCCTTTGCGCCATACAAGGCGGACCAGTACGAGATCGGCACCAAATTTGACATCGGCCGCTTCACCACAACGCTGGCGGCCTTCCAGATCGCCAAGCCCACCGGGCAGCTCGATAACAACGTGTTCTCCGTCAATGGCGAGCAGCGCAACCGCGGGCTCGAGTTCAACGTGTTCGGTGAAGTGGTGCCGCGCGTGCGCCTGCTTGGCGGCGTCACGCTGATCGACGGCGAGATCACCAGATCCCCGACCGCGGCCAGTGTCGGCAAGACCGCGATCGGCGTGCCGGAAGTGCAGGCCAACCTCGGTGCCGAGTGGGACCTGCCGTGGGTACCGGGCCTGACGCTGACCGGCGCCATGCTCTACACTGGCCGGCAGTACGTGAACCAGGCCAACACCGCCAGCCTGCCGGCCTGGACGCGCTTTGACGTCGGCGCGCGCTACACCACCAGGATCGGCGGCAAGGCCACCACGTTCCGCGCCAACGTGCTCAACGTGTTCGATCGCGACTACTGGGCAGGCGTGACCTCATGGGGTGGCTTTTCGCTGGCGGCGCCGCGCACGGTGCTGCTGTCGGCCACGGTGGATTTCTGA
- a CDS encoding metallophosphoesterase: protein MKLRILSDLHIEHNLPQSVPACDADLVILAGDIANGRDGIDWAIGTFSQPVVYVPGNHEYYESNFDTVDQQMAEAAAAHPQVRLLNGDVAEFDGVRVIGTTWWTDYTLFGTDRRDEAMQACAKAMYDHRLIEIRGDDGHMRQFTPQDALARHLAASDWLSAQLALPYAGKTVVVTHHGPDLGSLDPRFSHDLVSGGFLSRRPDLVAQADLWIHGHTHTSFDYCVDNSRVVCNPRGYVSRRTGELENKSFDWCCVVEV from the coding sequence ATGAAGCTACGCATCCTGAGCGACCTCCACATCGAACACAACCTGCCGCAGTCCGTGCCCGCGTGCGATGCCGACCTCGTGATACTGGCCGGCGACATCGCGAACGGCCGCGACGGCATCGACTGGGCCATCGGCACGTTCAGCCAGCCGGTGGTCTATGTGCCGGGCAACCACGAGTACTACGAGAGCAATTTCGACACCGTCGACCAGCAGATGGCCGAGGCCGCGGCAGCGCATCCGCAGGTGCGCCTGCTCAATGGCGACGTCGCGGAATTCGACGGCGTACGCGTCATCGGCACGACGTGGTGGACGGACTACACGCTGTTCGGCACCGACCGGCGCGACGAGGCGATGCAGGCGTGCGCGAAAGCGATGTACGACCACCGGCTGATCGAGATCCGCGGCGACGATGGCCACATGCGCCAGTTCACGCCGCAGGACGCACTGGCACGCCACCTGGCCGCCTCCGACTGGCTGTCGGCGCAGCTGGCGCTGCCCTACGCCGGCAAGACGGTGGTGGTCACGCACCACGGCCCGGACCTCGGCAGCCTGGATCCGCGCTTCTCGCACGACCTGGTCTCCGGCGGCTTCCTGTCACGCCGGCCTGACCTGGTGGCGCAGGCAGACCTGTGGATCCACGGCCATACCCACACCAGCTTCGACTACTGCGTCGACAACTCGCGCGTGGTGTGCAACCCGCGCGGCTATGTCAGCCGCCGTACCGGCGAGCTGGAGAACAAGTCCTTCGACTGGTGCTGCGTGGTCGAAGTCTGA
- a CDS encoding transcriptional regulator: MSTNDHVLISLDERHANNILAGTKRVELRRRTMHVVSGTVVWLYVKQPVGSVVGRAVVAATHTLTPSQIWRRFGQCSGLKKAEFFDYVEGLETAFVLELKDVRRMQDPVPLDALRDASSRFHPPQFFTRIDATSSLTRVMASRM; the protein is encoded by the coding sequence ATGAGCACGAATGACCATGTCCTGATTTCGCTCGACGAGCGGCATGCAAACAATATCCTGGCTGGAACAAAGCGCGTTGAGTTGCGAAGACGAACTATGCATGTTGTCAGCGGGACCGTTGTCTGGCTCTATGTCAAACAACCAGTAGGTAGCGTAGTGGGCCGCGCTGTGGTTGCGGCAACTCATACGCTGACTCCGAGCCAGATCTGGCGACGGTTTGGTCAATGCTCTGGCCTGAAGAAGGCTGAGTTCTTCGACTATGTGGAAGGCCTAGAAACAGCTTTTGTCCTTGAACTGAAAGATGTGCGACGAATGCAGGACCCTGTCCCACTTGATGCCCTTCGAGACGCCTCTTCCAGATTCCATCCGCCTCAGTTCTTCACCCGAATAGACGCGACGAGTTCCTTGACCCGCGTTATGGCGTCGAGAATGTAG
- the groES gene encoding co-chaperone GroES yields MNLRPLHDRVIVKRLDNETKTASGIVIPDNAAEKPDQGEVLAIGPGKKDDKGNNIALDVKVGDRVLFGKYAGQGVKVDGQELLVMREEDIMAVVNK; encoded by the coding sequence ATGAATCTGCGTCCTCTGCACGACCGCGTGATCGTGAAGCGTCTGGACAACGAAACCAAGACCGCGTCCGGTATCGTGATTCCCGACAACGCTGCCGAGAAGCCCGATCAAGGCGAAGTGCTGGCAATCGGTCCCGGCAAGAAGGATGACAAGGGCAACAACATCGCCCTGGACGTCAAGGTCGGCGATCGCGTGCTGTTCGGCAAGTATGCCGGCCAGGGCGTGAAGGTGGATGGCCAGGAACTGCTGGTCATGCGCGAAGAAGACATCATGGCCGTGGTCAACAAGTAA
- a CDS encoding LysR family transcriptional regulator: MNINNLKDLSAFLMVAEASSFTRAAARLGVSQSALSQTIRGLEARLGLRLFSRTTRSVSLTEAGERLLNRIGPAMGEIDAGLAEMGELAGKPAGTIRLTADEYAVQSVLQPAIARFLPDYPEIRVEITTDYGLTDIVSGRFDAGVRRGRLVQKDMIAVRIGPDVPMAVVGAPSYFLRHAAPKRPPDLVTHACLNLRLPTHGEFPWTFMKAGKEHRVKVDGPMVFNSIAPIRDVAVAGLGLAFLPEAYVSEQIASGHLIQVLGEWRKTFEGYHLYYANRRHASSAFSLLVEALRY; this comes from the coding sequence ATGAACATCAACAATCTCAAGGACCTGTCAGCCTTCCTGATGGTAGCCGAAGCCTCCAGCTTTACCCGCGCAGCGGCCCGGCTTGGTGTGTCGCAATCGGCGCTCAGCCAGACCATCCGAGGGCTGGAGGCGCGCCTGGGCCTGCGACTATTCTCGCGCACGACACGCAGCGTGTCGCTGACCGAAGCCGGTGAACGGCTGCTGAACCGGATCGGTCCTGCGATGGGCGAGATCGATGCCGGCCTCGCGGAGATGGGGGAACTGGCCGGGAAGCCCGCGGGGACCATCCGGCTGACGGCAGACGAATATGCGGTGCAGAGCGTGCTGCAGCCAGCCATCGCGCGCTTCCTGCCGGACTATCCCGAGATCCGGGTCGAGATCACCACGGACTATGGCCTGACGGACATCGTTAGCGGCCGCTTTGACGCCGGAGTACGGCGCGGCCGGCTGGTGCAAAAAGACATGATCGCGGTGCGCATCGGCCCGGACGTTCCCATGGCCGTGGTCGGTGCACCGTCCTATTTCCTCAGGCATGCGGCACCGAAGCGCCCGCCTGACCTGGTTACGCACGCCTGTCTTAACCTGCGGCTGCCCACGCACGGGGAGTTTCCCTGGACGTTCATGAAGGCGGGCAAGGAGCATCGCGTCAAGGTTGACGGGCCGATGGTGTTCAACAGCATCGCGCCGATACGCGATGTCGCCGTGGCAGGCCTAGGGCTGGCCTTCCTGCCGGAGGCATACGTCAGCGAACAGATCGCATCGGGACATCTCATCCAGGTCCTGGGCGAGTGGCGCAAGACATTTGAGGGCTACCACCTGTACTACGCCAACCGGCGCCACGCCTCGTCGGCATTCTCGCTGCTGGTCGAGGCGCTGCGGTACTGA
- a CDS encoding GNAT family N-acetyltransferase codes for MDNLQRGVSILTQRQDVVPFVERVRSAADSAKDALGFFPSSVYLEYATKGNLFVAANENGDERQYAGHLLFDLRQPRAKILQVFVAPSFRGLGLGERLVERLKRHLTDLQYVSIEARVAEDLSESNLFWEAQNFYVQRVEPGGGSRGKRRRMIVVRNHELASPQLFGVSGISSMNPLGLDFVAGTGKPTYLLDMNVLFDLGPRRQRRNDVVNLFRAERMQVCSLAISSEIRNELARSCPPGKTDPMQDFASILPAYPVLEDGSEQLTTELEALVFRERSQRNALTPNDRSDLKHLATAISHGLEGLVTSDATILGAAGDLRDRYGIDVLSPSAFTLQEPHPVEITAFGTKPDRVLTFNEAQSTDDADIRAMLSKWNVPPSQQLAEWATVDSSPQTIRRYVARSDDGIVGYLTWRHTIDQKTIIAMVAIEERSAAATDCARLMLSKLNEQIPSDAIVLIRLGFPASQSLMRAEAHSLGFTASDGYQAQLQKIVINGLVTDKNWQQKREALLAASGVRLPQDSPAFRSVNQHIEVYTANGNRTHVPLLKLESMLAPGLFCLRGRQGVITPVRRQFAEHLLQHLPQGSLLPQPRVQMYQQRHYLSHPKTLSKFAVGTLMFFYESQTKGGLGGIVAVGRVVRSYLQDRDAMGHAELDASVFEPDQLESIGKTDTRTVTVFDNLNILPRPVYGETLRQLNCGTPVKLLSTQAIDSNQVLSILAKAYGYEHE; via the coding sequence ATGGACAACTTGCAGAGGGGTGTATCGATACTGACTCAACGACAGGATGTCGTTCCATTCGTTGAGCGTGTTAGAAGCGCGGCCGATTCAGCCAAGGACGCGCTCGGTTTTTTCCCAAGTTCGGTCTATCTAGAGTACGCGACCAAAGGAAACCTCTTTGTCGCGGCAAACGAGAATGGCGACGAGCGTCAATATGCGGGACATCTACTCTTTGACCTTAGACAGCCAAGGGCAAAGATACTCCAGGTTTTTGTCGCCCCAAGCTTCCGCGGATTAGGGTTAGGTGAAAGGCTTGTTGAAAGACTCAAACGACATCTGACAGATCTCCAGTACGTCTCGATTGAAGCGCGTGTGGCGGAAGATTTATCCGAATCGAATCTGTTTTGGGAAGCACAGAATTTCTATGTTCAGCGCGTTGAGCCCGGAGGAGGCAGCCGCGGTAAGCGGAGGCGCATGATCGTGGTACGGAACCATGAACTTGCCTCACCACAACTCTTCGGTGTAAGCGGAATCAGCTCAATGAATCCACTTGGTCTCGATTTCGTTGCAGGAACTGGCAAGCCAACGTATCTCCTGGATATGAACGTCTTGTTCGATCTGGGACCTCGAAGACAGCGACGCAACGATGTCGTCAACCTGTTTCGCGCGGAGCGAATGCAAGTATGTAGCCTTGCGATCAGCTCCGAAATTCGCAACGAACTGGCAAGGTCCTGCCCTCCGGGCAAGACCGACCCTATGCAAGACTTCGCATCGATCCTGCCCGCATACCCGGTACTCGAGGATGGATCCGAACAGCTCACCACAGAACTTGAAGCGCTCGTATTTCGCGAAAGAAGCCAACGCAACGCACTTACCCCTAACGATAGATCCGATCTAAAGCATCTAGCAACCGCAATCTCCCATGGACTGGAGGGTCTGGTAACGAGTGACGCAACCATCTTGGGCGCCGCAGGCGATCTTCGAGACAGGTATGGAATTGATGTTCTATCTCCTTCGGCGTTCACTCTTCAGGAGCCACACCCCGTCGAAATCACAGCGTTTGGAACCAAACCTGATCGGGTCTTAACGTTTAACGAAGCCCAGAGCACTGACGACGCAGACATCAGAGCCATGCTGTCTAAGTGGAACGTCCCCCCGTCACAACAATTGGCGGAATGGGCAACGGTAGACAGTTCCCCGCAGACGATCCGCCGCTACGTTGCACGAAGTGACGACGGCATTGTCGGCTACTTGACTTGGCGCCACACGATTGACCAGAAAACTATCATTGCGATGGTGGCCATTGAGGAACGATCCGCGGCTGCAACTGACTGCGCGCGGCTGATGTTGAGTAAACTTAATGAACAAATTCCTTCCGATGCCATCGTGCTCATCCGCTTGGGGTTTCCAGCTTCGCAATCGCTTATGCGCGCCGAAGCCCACTCCCTCGGATTTACTGCCAGCGACGGCTATCAAGCTCAGTTACAAAAGATTGTCATTAATGGGCTAGTGACCGACAAGAATTGGCAGCAGAAACGAGAAGCGTTACTCGCAGCCTCAGGAGTTCGCTTGCCACAAGACTCGCCCGCGTTTAGAAGCGTCAATCAACACATTGAGGTCTACACTGCGAATGGCAATAGGACTCACGTTCCACTCCTGAAGCTCGAAAGCATGCTTGCACCCGGCTTGTTCTGCCTGCGCGGGCGCCAAGGGGTCATTACACCGGTTCGCAGACAGTTTGCCGAACACCTTCTCCAGCATCTGCCCCAAGGATCTCTGCTCCCTCAGCCACGAGTGCAGATGTATCAGCAGCGCCACTACCTCAGCCACCCAAAGACGCTCTCGAAATTTGCGGTTGGGACACTGATGTTCTTCTATGAGTCCCAGACAAAAGGAGGGTTGGGAGGAATTGTTGCCGTAGGTCGAGTAGTACGCTCCTACCTGCAGGATCGAGATGCTATGGGGCATGCAGAGTTGGACGCGTCTGTATTCGAGCCAGATCAACTCGAATCCATCGGAAAGACAGACACTCGTACAGTCACCGTGTTCGACAATCTGAATATTCTTCCGCGCCCTGTCTACGGCGAAACACTGCGACAACTAAACTGCGGCACCCCCGTTAAGCTACTCAGCACTCAAGCTATCGATAGCAATCAAGTTCTAAGTATTCTTGCAAAGGCTTATGGATATGAGCACGAATGA